The Heyndrickxia vini genome contains a region encoding:
- a CDS encoding GMC family oxidoreductase: MAKKLPKTDIVTVGVGWVGGIIASELTKKGYKVVGLERGKSRSTQDYLKVHDELRYAQRYELMQDLSRETVTIRHNLKQKALPYREWGSFLFGDGLGGSGVHWNGQTYLFLPYDFEIYSKTVEHYGKNKIPKGMTIQDWGITHDELLPYYNQFLKMSGISGEPNPLKGSPQYKYPTKPMLESSEMKLFKDAASKLGYHPYSMPSANLSENYTNPDNISRGACQYCGFCERFGCEYGAKADPVVTVLPVAEKTGKYELRTHSVVRKVLHSGGKATGVLYVDTRTGEEYIQEAEVVVLSAYQMNNVKIMLNSKLGKPYDPKTGQGVIGKNYAYQVNFGGSTGFFDKEYNVFAGAGALGANLDDFNGDFFDHSDLNFIHGANVRIGKSGNRPIQNNAVPAGTPSWGKEFKDASIKYANRTISVGAQGASMPWADNYLDLDPTYKDAFGDPLVRMTFNWKDQDKQLGKYLGEKTAGILKEMGASKVNQGGQKVGDYDIRNYQSTHNTGGSIMGADPETSALNNYLQMWDCENVFSAGANAFGHNSGYNPTGTVGALAYRAAEGIEKYLKKGGSLA; this comes from the coding sequence ATGGCAAAGAAATTACCAAAGACTGATATAGTAACAGTTGGTGTAGGCTGGGTTGGTGGTATAATTGCTTCTGAGCTTACTAAAAAAGGATATAAAGTAGTAGGTCTAGAACGAGGAAAAAGCCGTTCTACACAAGATTATTTAAAAGTACATGATGAATTGCGCTATGCACAACGATATGAATTAATGCAAGATTTATCGAGAGAAACGGTAACAATTCGTCATAATCTAAAGCAAAAAGCATTACCATATCGCGAATGGGGTTCATTCCTGTTTGGTGATGGATTAGGTGGTTCTGGGGTTCATTGGAACGGACAAACTTATTTGTTTTTACCATACGATTTTGAAATTTATTCTAAAACCGTTGAGCATTACGGCAAAAATAAAATTCCTAAAGGTATGACGATTCAAGATTGGGGAATTACTCATGATGAATTATTGCCATATTACAATCAATTCTTAAAAATGTCAGGTATATCAGGAGAGCCGAACCCATTAAAAGGTTCACCACAATACAAATATCCGACAAAGCCAATGCTTGAAAGCTCAGAAATGAAATTATTCAAAGATGCAGCTAGTAAACTTGGATATCATCCATATAGTATGCCATCAGCCAATCTATCAGAGAACTACACAAATCCAGACAATATTAGTCGTGGAGCTTGTCAATATTGTGGTTTCTGTGAAAGATTCGGTTGTGAGTATGGAGCTAAGGCAGACCCTGTGGTGACTGTTCTTCCAGTCGCTGAGAAGACTGGTAAATATGAACTGCGTACACATTCTGTAGTTCGTAAAGTGTTACATAGTGGTGGAAAAGCAACAGGTGTGCTTTATGTTGATACACGTACGGGTGAAGAATATATTCAAGAAGCTGAAGTAGTTGTTCTTTCTGCTTATCAAATGAATAATGTAAAGATCATGTTAAATTCAAAATTAGGTAAGCCATATGATCCAAAAACAGGACAAGGTGTAATTGGTAAAAACTATGCATATCAAGTTAACTTTGGTGGATCTACTGGATTCTTCGATAAAGAATACAATGTATTTGCCGGAGCTGGAGCATTAGGAGCTAATCTTGATGATTTTAACGGAGACTTCTTTGATCACTCTGATTTAAACTTTATCCACGGTGCAAATGTTCGAATTGGTAAATCAGGAAATCGTCCAATTCAAAATAATGCGGTACCTGCAGGAACACCATCTTGGGGTAAAGAATTTAAAGATGCATCAATAAAATACGCAAATCGCACAATTTCAGTTGGTGCACAAGGGGCATCCATGCCATGGGCAGATAATTACTTAGATTTAGATCCAACTTATAAAGATGCCTTTGGTGATCCTCTTGTTCGTATGACGTTTAACTGGAAAGACCAAGATAAGCAATTAGGTAAATATCTCGGTGAAAAAACTGCGGGAATTTTAAAAGAAATGGGCGCATCAAAAGTCAATCAAGGTGGCCAAAAAGTAGGCGACTATGATATTCGAAACTATCAATCTACACATAATACTGGTGGTTCAATTATGGGAGCAGATCCTGAGACAAGCGCTCTAAATAATTATTTACAAATGTGGGATTGTGAAAATGTATTCTCCGCCGGTGCAAATGCTTTTGGTCATAATTCTGGCTACAATCCAACAGGAACAGTAGGAGCATTAGCATATCGCGCTGCAGAAGGTATTGAAAAGTATCTTAAAAAAGGCGGTTCACTCGCTTAA
- the tatA gene encoding twin-arginine translocase TatA/TatE family subunit, with the protein MFSSIGIPGLIIILVLALILFGPAKLPQLGKAVGDTLREFKKSTKEVVDDVTEPFESEEKKDTKN; encoded by the coding sequence ATGTTTAGTTCAATCGGAATTCCAGGTCTAATTATTATACTAGTTCTCGCTTTAATTTTATTCGGGCCCGCTAAATTGCCACAACTAGGTAAAGCGGTTGGTGATACACTTCGAGAATTCAAAAAATCAACAAAAGAGGTTGTTGATGATGTAACAGAACCTTTTGAGTCAGAAGAAAAAAAGGATACTAAAAATTAA
- a CDS encoding c-type cytochrome has translation MKKTWVSFGINIVLLVCLVFVLFIYKGPQSSQTASTSEHASANTTANAEAIVKKNCITCHGDTLQGGAGPALNKIGSKYDQGEIENIINNGKNGKMPAGLISKDEAKSVAEWLSQKK, from the coding sequence ATGAAAAAGACATGGGTTTCCTTTGGAATCAATATTGTTCTTTTGGTGTGTTTAGTATTTGTATTGTTTATATACAAGGGACCTCAATCTTCGCAAACAGCAAGTACTAGTGAACATGCATCAGCTAATACGACTGCTAATGCAGAGGCAATAGTGAAGAAAAATTGTATTACTTGCCATGGAGATACATTACAAGGTGGTGCGGGTCCGGCCTTGAATAAAATTGGTTCAAAATATGATCAAGGTGAGATAGAAAATATTATTAATAACGGAAAAAACGGAAAAATGCCTGCCGGTCTTATTTCAAAAGACGAGGCGAAAAGTGTCGCTGAATGGTTATCACAGAAAAAATAA
- a CDS encoding GGDEF domain-containing protein, with translation MTLKARLFDFLLFFTSLAVAFSLGHFTIDPTTFVIALLLYWVFSSLYYQLRIISKKNNTSFDYGISYSLSFAIFTGTLGLLLFETIYRFTVYLTKRWKNTADPGELLDVFYNIGSFVLSNSISYYLFTLLHPGFQHIPFGFWILMIFLVCVSSFLTGTFLAIVLYISGDIKSRSETIEFIFKTRSFMDIGKVAFTNGLLLLLLEEGKWEMIISLFILNYLVNRSFVFKSHSIQNKIERDKFEQMAYTDFLTGIANRAYMDKKMAELNQSNETIAIVVADIDKFKRINDNYNHAVGDRVIQHFSTILKSRLNYDDYLFRSGGEEFTLFLRNRSFETSVALIETISQDVMSNMVTVEHHSESIPISYTASFGLYFLKLNDDVSIGKGYVYADQLLLQSKELGRNKITVKNAILKTDNQ, from the coding sequence GTGACGCTAAAAGCACGGTTATTCGATTTTTTACTATTTTTCACTTCATTAGCAGTAGCATTTAGTTTAGGTCATTTTACAATTGACCCCACTACATTTGTAATCGCATTACTTTTGTATTGGGTATTTTCTAGTCTTTATTACCAATTACGAATAATCAGCAAAAAAAACAATACTAGTTTTGATTATGGAATTAGCTATAGCCTTTCATTTGCTATTTTCACCGGAACATTAGGCTTATTGCTTTTTGAAACAATCTATCGTTTTACGGTCTATCTAACGAAAAGGTGGAAAAATACAGCGGATCCCGGTGAACTTTTAGATGTATTTTATAATATCGGTTCATTTGTCCTAAGTAACTCTATTTCCTATTATTTATTCACGCTTTTGCATCCCGGCTTTCAACATATTCCTTTTGGATTTTGGATATTAATGATTTTCCTAGTATGTGTAAGCTCCTTTCTTACAGGAACTTTTTTAGCTATTGTCCTTTATATTTCGGGGGATATAAAATCAAGGTCAGAAACCATCGAATTTATTTTTAAAACAAGAAGCTTTATGGATATTGGGAAAGTCGCCTTTACGAACGGACTATTACTCCTTCTTTTAGAAGAGGGAAAATGGGAGATGATTATCAGCCTGTTTATTCTTAACTATCTTGTTAACCGATCCTTTGTTTTCAAATCCCATAGCATACAAAACAAAATCGAAAGAGATAAATTTGAACAAATGGCATACACGGACTTTCTTACCGGGATTGCAAACAGAGCATACATGGATAAAAAAATGGCTGAACTTAATCAATCAAATGAAACAATTGCCATCGTTGTTGCAGATATCGATAAATTTAAAAGAATTAATGATAACTACAATCATGCCGTCGGAGACCGCGTCATCCAGCATTTTTCAACTATATTAAAAAGCCGCTTAAACTATGATGATTATTTATTTAGAAGTGGCGGCGAGGAATTCACACTGTTTCTAAGAAATCGATCGTTTGAAACGAGTGTCGCCTTAATCGAAACAATTTCACAGGATGTTATGAGTAATATGGTAACTGTTGAACATCATTCAGAGTCCATTCCTATCTCTTACACCGCCTCGTTTGGGCTTTATTTCCTCAAGTTAAATGATGATGTATCAATTGGTAAAGGATATGTATACGCAGATCAACTTCTTCTTCAGTCAAAAGAATTGGGTAGGAATAAAATAACGGTAAAGAACGCCATACTAAAGACAGATAATCAATGA
- the tatC gene encoding twin-arginine translocase subunit TatC yields the protein MEQANHQNDQEHVLVSHLTELRKRMIIVIVFFILSLILGFFVSSTILNFIKNQPSAVDIEWNVFGFGDGITIYLKCALIVSVLITLPVALYQTWKFVKPGLTEQEKKGTFIFIPISFFLFILGVVFSYFVLFPMMLQFLTKINQTIGATETYGINQYFKLMFGIIFPISIMFELPVIVIFLTKVGIVNPQLLRKIRKVAYMVLVVIAAAITPPDFVSEILVSIPLLLLFEISIICSSSIYKKKG from the coding sequence ATGGAACAGGCAAATCATCAAAACGATCAAGAACATGTACTTGTTTCGCATTTAACCGAATTAAGAAAACGGATGATTATCGTTATTGTATTTTTTATACTTTCTTTAATTTTAGGATTTTTCGTATCTTCTACGATTTTAAACTTTATTAAAAATCAACCTTCAGCTGTGGATATAGAGTGGAATGTTTTTGGATTCGGAGATGGAATTACCATCTATTTAAAATGTGCCCTTATTGTTTCGGTATTAATCACCTTACCCGTTGCTTTATATCAAACGTGGAAGTTTGTGAAGCCAGGATTAACTGAACAGGAGAAAAAAGGTACATTTATTTTTATTCCTATTTCATTTTTCTTATTCATTTTAGGCGTAGTCTTTAGTTATTTTGTTTTGTTCCCGATGATGCTTCAATTTTTAACTAAAATCAATCAAACAATCGGAGCAACGGAAACATACGGAATTAATCAGTATTTTAAACTGATGTTTGGAATCATATTTCCAATTAGTATTATGTTCGAGTTGCCTGTAATCGTCATATTCCTTACGAAGGTTGGTATTGTAAATCCGCAGTTATTACGAAAAATTAGAAAAGTGGCGTATATGGTATTAGTCGTTATAGCTGCAGCTATTACTCCGCCGGATTTTGTATCTGAAATATTAGTCAGCATACCTCTACTTCTTTTGTTTGAGATTAGTATTATTTGCTCAAGTTCTATTTATAAGAAAAAAGGGTAA
- a CDS encoding peptide MFS transporter: MSEINRQKIVSSVPQKGFFGHPKGLFTLFFTEFWERFSYYGMKAILVYYMYYEVSKGGLGLDQSTALAIVSIYGSLVYMSGIIGGWLADRIFGTSRAVFFGGILIMLGHIALAIPGNISFFFVSMVLIVLGTGLLKPNVSSVVGEIYSEEDSRRDSGFSIFYMGINLGGFVSPLVVGAVQSNYGFHLGFACAAVGMFIGLVVFLATKKKNLGLAGTFVANPLSPTEKKKVFTIIGLAIVIIAILCAIAIPMGILNFKTFIGLIGILGILIPTMYFIVMYRSPKTSKVERSRIIAYIPLFIASVMFWAIQEQGSTILATYADKRTQLDFAGIHISPAWFQSLNPLFIIVFAPVFAWLWMKLGKRQPSIPKKFSFGLLFAGISFLVILLPAYFGGSNSLVNPLWLVLSYFIVVIGELCLSPVGLSATTKLAPAAFSAQTMSLWFLSNAAAQAINAQIVKFYTPATEMVYFGIIGGASIVLSIILFILSPKIQSFMKGVH, encoded by the coding sequence ATGTCAGAAATCAATAGACAGAAAATTGTGTCTAGTGTTCCTCAAAAGGGCTTTTTCGGACACCCGAAAGGATTATTCACCCTGTTCTTTACGGAATTCTGGGAACGTTTCTCATACTATGGAATGAAAGCAATTTTAGTTTACTATATGTATTATGAGGTCTCAAAAGGCGGTTTAGGACTTGATCAATCAACTGCCCTTGCTATTGTATCTATTTATGGATCATTAGTTTATATGTCGGGAATTATCGGTGGTTGGCTAGCTGACCGTATTTTTGGTACATCCAGGGCGGTATTTTTCGGTGGGATACTTATCATGCTCGGTCATATCGCCTTAGCCATACCGGGGAATATTTCATTTTTCTTCGTGTCTATGGTATTAATCGTCCTCGGTACGGGGTTATTAAAGCCAAACGTTTCTAGTGTGGTCGGTGAAATTTATAGCGAAGAGGATAGTCGTCGTGATTCCGGTTTTAGTATCTTTTATATGGGAATCAATCTTGGTGGATTTGTATCTCCTCTAGTTGTTGGGGCTGTCCAATCAAATTATGGGTTCCACCTAGGCTTTGCCTGCGCAGCGGTTGGTATGTTTATCGGACTAGTTGTCTTTCTTGCAACGAAGAAGAAAAATCTTGGTCTTGCTGGAACCTTTGTTGCCAATCCATTATCTCCAACTGAAAAGAAAAAGGTATTCACTATAATTGGGTTAGCTATTGTTATTATTGCGATTTTATGTGCGATTGCTATTCCGATGGGAATCCTTAATTTTAAGACTTTTATCGGCTTAATCGGTATATTAGGAATTTTGATTCCGACTATGTACTTTATTGTAATGTATCGCAGCCCTAAAACATCAAAGGTAGAACGGTCACGTATAATTGCCTATATTCCATTGTTTATTGCTTCGGTTATGTTCTGGGCAATACAGGAGCAAGGATCAACCATCCTAGCAACTTATGCCGACAAACGGACACAATTAGATTTTGCTGGAATTCATATTTCACCTGCTTGGTTCCAGTCATTAAACCCATTATTTATTATTGTGTTTGCACCAGTGTTTGCATGGCTTTGGATGAAGTTAGGAAAACGCCAGCCATCTATTCCTAAGAAGTTTTCATTTGGATTATTATTTGCCGGTATTTCATTTTTAGTTATTCTTTTACCAGCATACTTCGGCGGCTCTAATTCATTGGTTAACCCACTATGGCTTGTTCTTAGTTACTTTATAGTCGTAATTGGCGAATTATGTTTGTCCCCTGTTGGACTATCAGCAACTACAAAACTAGCACCTGCTGCATTCTCAGCACAAACAATGAGCTTATGGTTCTTATCTAATGCAGCTGCACAAGCAATTAACGCACAAATAGTAAAATTCTATACACCTGCAACCGAAATGGTCTACTTTGGAATCATAGGAGGGGCATCAATTGTTCTAAGTATTATTTTATTTATTCTCTCTCCAAAGATTCAAAGCTTTATGAAAGGTGTTCATTAA
- a CDS encoding TRM11 family SAM-dependent methyltransferase produces MESKNYKPISYVYTYAYRDEEQSLCELELRTLFDINNINNDFRIIESSVKINPSRSPFIKERIDVIYTGNDLQDILQKVKELKVGACTFKVIYVKSADFNQAKKMSFEDRRKIEREIGLHIDGEPDLIGPNRLFGILRIDEKWVFGEYTKNDASWLRHQRKPNSYSTALSTRVARSVVNIAVPNPVGTKAIDPCCGIGTVLVEALSMGIDIVGSDRNYLIVPGVRENLAYFGLEGEVTVRDMNKITEKYDVAIIDMPYNLCSVLPDADKLNMLQSARRFSSKLVVITIEEIDDILLEAGFIITDRAIAKKGTFSRHVIVCE; encoded by the coding sequence TTGGAAAGTAAAAATTATAAGCCAATATCTTATGTTTATACATATGCCTATCGCGATGAGGAACAATCGCTTTGTGAATTGGAGCTACGCACGCTATTTGACATAAACAATATAAATAACGACTTTCGTATAATCGAAAGTTCAGTGAAAATTAATCCTAGCAGAAGTCCGTTTATAAAAGAACGAATCGATGTCATTTATACAGGAAATGATCTTCAGGATATTCTACAAAAAGTAAAAGAGCTAAAGGTAGGAGCATGCACGTTTAAAGTTATTTATGTGAAAAGTGCCGATTTCAATCAGGCTAAAAAGATGAGCTTTGAAGACCGCAGAAAAATTGAACGCGAAATTGGATTGCATATCGATGGCGAACCGGATTTAATCGGCCCAAATCGACTATTTGGTATTTTACGTATCGATGAGAAGTGGGTATTTGGTGAGTATACTAAGAATGATGCAAGTTGGTTAAGGCATCAAAGGAAACCAAATAGTTATTCAACGGCACTCAGTACACGTGTGGCAAGGTCAGTGGTAAATATTGCCGTTCCTAATCCAGTTGGAACTAAAGCCATAGACCCCTGTTGTGGAATTGGAACAGTATTAGTGGAGGCTTTGTCGATGGGGATAGATATCGTTGGAAGCGACAGAAATTATCTTATTGTTCCAGGGGTAAGAGAAAACCTTGCTTATTTTGGACTTGAAGGTGAAGTAACTGTTAGGGATATGAATAAGATAACAGAAAAGTATGATGTAGCAATCATCGATATGCCGTATAATTTATGTTCTGTTTTACCGGATGCTGATAAATTGAACATGTTACAAAGTGCGCGGAGATTTTCTAGTAAATTGGTCGTAATAACAATTGAAGAAATTGATGACATTCTACTAGAAGCGGGATTTATCATTACTGACCGTGCTATTGCAAAAAAGGGCACATTTTCCCGTCATGTCATTGTTTGTGAGTAA
- a CDS encoding S66 peptidase family protein, with translation MQKGKTLKFGDTIGLIAPASPTKRDRTLKAIETIERLGFHVIAGNSCFQELGGYLAGTPKSRATDLNSMFKNDRVDAILCIRGGYGTPQLLTYVDYEMIAENPKLFIGYSDITALHIALMQKSHLATIHGPMAASDLIDADDFTKQALLRTVMDHHPLGKLMNPNKENMCSMVDGEATGEIVGGNLSLICALLGTPYELDTKGKLLFLEDIDEEPYKVDRMLTQLKLAGKLTDAAGIILGSWTNCESKTDPNGYTLMDVFKNILIPTNKPIIYNVFAGHCKTKLTLPLGVKARVDATNRHLIIEESITCN, from the coding sequence GTGCAAAAAGGCAAAACACTAAAGTTTGGAGACACGATTGGCTTAATTGCCCCTGCTAGTCCCACAAAAAGGGACCGGACTCTCAAGGCAATTGAAACAATTGAACGTCTTGGATTTCATGTAATAGCAGGCAATAGCTGTTTTCAAGAATTAGGCGGTTATTTAGCGGGTACTCCAAAGAGCCGCGCTACGGATTTGAATTCAATGTTTAAGAATGACAGAGTAGATGCTATTTTATGTATACGAGGAGGATACGGTACTCCCCAACTATTGACATACGTAGACTATGAGATGATTGCTGAAAATCCTAAACTATTTATTGGTTATAGTGATATTACAGCACTTCATATTGCATTGATGCAAAAAAGCCATTTGGCAACTATACATGGTCCGATGGCCGCCTCTGATTTAATCGATGCGGATGATTTTACAAAACAAGCCTTATTAAGGACAGTGATGGACCATCATCCTCTTGGAAAACTTATGAATCCGAATAAGGAAAATATGTGCAGTATGGTAGATGGTGAAGCAACCGGCGAAATTGTTGGTGGAAATCTCTCGCTAATTTGTGCATTATTAGGAACACCCTATGAACTAGATACGAAAGGAAAACTATTGTTTTTAGAGGATATTGATGAAGAGCCATATAAGGTTGACCGAATGTTAACCCAATTAAAGTTAGCGGGAAAATTAACGGATGCTGCTGGTATTATCCTTGGGTCATGGACAAATTGCGAAAGTAAAACGGATCCAAATGGTTATACATTGATGGATGTGTTTAAAAATATACTAATTCCAACCAATAAACCCATTATTTATAACGTATTTGCTGGACATTGTAAAACGAAATTGACCTTGCCACTTGGTGTAAAAGCACGTGTAGACGCAACAAATAGACACTTGATAATAGAAGAATCCATTACTTGCAATTAG
- a CDS encoding gluconate 2-dehydrogenase subunit 3 family protein, whose protein sequence is MSDKKNQNGVQDNSRRVFLKNSGLTVGGLIVGGALGGLIGKKPGSSKPASTEPGGHQMSNSSNPSRALMYFTNQEDFSTIEAAAEQIFPKTDVGPGAKDLDVAYYIDHQLAGNWGLNTKEYMSGPFSLADSVPELGYQTHLKRHEIFDLGIQALNSTAQKKHKKKFHELEGDQQVAILKDFEADKVKLNGATSASNFFGLLRKATIEGVYADPMYGGNKDMAGWKMKNFPGHQMSYKDIIEKDSFVKMDPKSLSSM, encoded by the coding sequence GTGTCAGATAAAAAAAATCAAAATGGTGTACAAGATAATTCAAGACGTGTTTTCTTGAAAAATTCCGGATTGACTGTCGGTGGACTTATTGTCGGTGGTGCATTAGGTGGTTTGATTGGAAAAAAACCTGGTTCTTCGAAACCAGCATCAACGGAACCCGGTGGTCATCAAATGTCTAACTCATCCAATCCGTCAAGAGCGTTGATGTATTTCACGAATCAAGAGGATTTTTCAACAATTGAAGCTGCGGCAGAACAAATTTTTCCTAAAACAGATGTAGGTCCTGGAGCAAAAGACTTAGATGTAGCGTATTATATTGACCACCAATTAGCTGGTAATTGGGGATTAAACACAAAGGAATACATGTCCGGTCCTTTTTCTCTTGCTGATTCTGTTCCAGAGCTAGGATATCAAACCCATCTAAAAAGACATGAAATATTTGATTTGGGAATTCAAGCTTTAAATAGTACTGCACAAAAGAAACATAAGAAGAAATTCCATGAGCTTGAAGGCGATCAACAAGTTGCTATTTTAAAAGATTTTGAGGCAGATAAAGTAAAACTAAATGGTGCAACTTCAGCGAGTAACTTTTTTGGATTATTAAGAAAGGCAACGATTGAGGGAGTTTATGCTGATCCAATGTACGGTGGAAATAAAGATATGGCTGGATGGAAAATGAAAAACTTCCCAGGACATCAAATGTCTTATAAAGATATTATCGAAAAAGATTCGTTTGTGAAAATGGATCCGAAAAGCTTAAGTTCAATGTGA